A stretch of DNA from Geminocystis sp. M7585_C2015_104:
CAAAGAGGATGCCTTTGCCAGCTATGTGGTCGACAGTAATAGTTATCTGATAATCCCTAACACCTGCGTCGACAATTTCTTCTCGCAAACTCTCCTGTGTCAACAATATGGCGTTGTTTCCTATTTAGGGGTTCCCCTCACTACATCTGAAGGATACTGTATTGGCTGTTTAGAGGTATTTGATACTCAACCAAGAAATTTTACCGATACTGAGCTCAATTTTCTCCTGATAACTGCCCGTTGGGGTTTAGCGGAATACGAACGCAATTTGCTGAAACACCGAGAGAATGTTACCCCCTCCCCGGAGGCAGCATCGGGGGATAAGAAAATTACCACTGGGATAGAAACCAATCTAGGGGAATTGATTTTTAGGCTGCTAACTCAATTAACCCAAAGACTCTCTATACCACTCACCTCCATTGTAGGGATGTCTAGTGCCCTAATGGGGGGCATTTATGGGCAGTTAAACGAAAGACAGTTGAATTACTTACGAATTATACACGACAGTGGACAAGAAATGAGTATGTTAGTGGAGGAAATCTGCGAATTGGCTGGTTTGAGGGGAAAGCTACGATTAGAATTAGTGCCCGTGGATATAGAAAGTTTGGGGAAACAGGTGGTTCAGAGTCTCTCCTCTTCTGCTAAAATCAGAGAGCATACTCTAAAACTGTCTGTAGAACCGGGACAGAAAGTCTGGAGTCTGGATAGGGAAAAAGTAAAAAAGACCCTATACTATCTTATCACCACTCTAATTCATGGGTGCAGGGGCTCTTCGGAAATCCAAGTCCATATATCCCGTCAAAAGGACATCTTGAAAGTCAATTGCAGGGCAAATCATCCCTGGTTGGGAGAGGGAATTCCTCCGGAGAGGGTGGATGTGTATCAGAGTATTCTAAAAACGGGGGGTATGTTGCCAGAAGAGGAATCCCCC
This window harbors:
- a CDS encoding GAF domain-containing sensor histidine kinase, with the protein product MSRPLFCPWAPNLITQLEEKRLQTIVSLDLLSDRIIPIFDEVTQTVANTIKTPVCCLGVLTKDEYLLKSAYGLSHLGLMNDLAVSRRLAKEDAFASYVVDSNSYLIIPNTCVDNFFSQTLLCQQYGVVSYLGVPLTTSEGYCIGCLEVFDTQPRNFTDTELNFLLITARWGLAEYERNLLKHRENVTPSPEAASGDKKITTGIETNLGELIFRLLTQLTQRLSIPLTSIVGMSSALMGGIYGQLNERQLNYLRIIHDSGQEMSMLVEEICELAGLRGKLRLELVPVDIESLGKQVVQSLSSSAKIREHTLKLSVEPGQKVWSLDREKVKKTLYYLITTLIHGCRGSSEIQVHISRQKDILKVNCRANHPWLGEGIPPERVDVYQSILKTGGMLPEEESPSQTPQTQNFDLICLSFATYLARLQGGNIVLSGALELGYRFILSLPIPS